The sequence aaaagaaggagaaaggagaacAGTTTCAGTGTCAAACAACAGGCAAAGAAAAGTTAGGGTCTGCATCAAAAAGGAACCATGTAAGCAACTGAGAAACAGCTCTAGTGAGATGGAAATGAAACTAAATGATTTAAGACTAAATACAATCAGTCTGTACTGCTGTAGTACACTGCATCTGTATTTTAGGCAGACTGCTTTGGTGGATGAAAACTGTGCTTTGCTTTCTTCTGTTTGCATTCCTTCTAGCTAGCTAGcttcctgtttctttcttttttttctttttttttcctccaggcGTTTAACTGGACATTAATATCTCATCAGAGGATCGTCTCTCAGTGcttgcacagacacagaggaagaaactGGCCAAAAATCTAAAGCCACAGATGCAGAGTGATACCGTGTCAGACTTGGACAGAGTCTGTTGGAAAGTGTGAGAGAAGAACGGGTTAGCTTGGTCAAGAAAAGGAAAGTTTTTGAAAGCAATAAGTATAACACTGACAGCTACCGGACTAAAATGACCCTCTTTATGTAGCAGACATTCACTAACATAGCAGGTTGCTTTTATACAAATTATAAATCTAAAAATCTGATCGGCACACACAtttctgattattattattattattattattattattatttcaggcAGCTGTTATATATCTCTCCAACATTTGATCCCTTGATGCAGTAAGGCCAGTATCATTGATTCAGTTTTCAAAATATCCATGTATAAATTCACCTAATGTGACAAAATCTTGATGATACTGTTGACATAGAGTGTCTCAGATAGACTTGTCATGCACTACAACAATAAGACTCTGAATGATTTTTACGTATGTTATGAAAGGGAACTTATAACACTTGAGTTGTCAGTCTGAATAGAATTAGTTCAGTATGGTGATCACATCAGGATGTTAAACCAACTGCTCCTCCTCTGTAAGTTAACGGGAGATATGTCAGACATTAACCTGTTGTTGGCCTTGTTCTTCTCCATCTGCTCGTTCTGGTGTACATGCCAGTCCTCCAGCTCCTTTTTGGCTTTCTCTCTCCACTCTGCCTCTGCCGCCTTAGATGCTGAGTCTTTGTTAGACAGAGAGCATAACATTCAGAGAGTCCCCAGAAGAAGATCAAATTTAGGAAAAGAACTGACGTATTATTAGCTTTAAGTGTGACACAATCAGATCAGCTGTATCATTGGTCTTAAAGGTAAACTGCACAAAGATACATAGCGAAACGACAATGAGGAGTGACTCATTACGTCTACAAAGTAGGAAGTGCGTTACACAGTGTGACTGATTCCCAGAGGAGGACACCATTACTCACCCAATGCTTCAAGGCGTGTCTTCTGCTCCTCCCTCCACTTGCGTAAACTCTCCGGCTCTTGCCTCTGAATATCAACCTGGGCGATAGCTGCATAGCTGTCTGTTGGGCCATTGGACTCCTTTCAGGACATAAAACATTTGCTCGGTTACAAACAAgctattttaataaaaaatctgTTGATTGTAAATCTGTTCAGCACATGTCAACATACAAGAATGccattataaaaataaagagatagaaaataaaaacagcaccTAAATCAAGAATCACAGCCATGTAACAACATCCATTATAAGACTACtataagacaaaaacagagatcTAATGCATTCCAGTATTAGCCCACTACTTTTCAGTGAAAGAGGACAGAAAAGAAGATAAATTcataaaaagagaagaaaaagggaacttcaattcaatacaatacaatttttATGAGATGGGCTTGTTAATCCACTCCTCCACAAATCTCATATGGTAAATGAACTAAAACTGGTTGCCAGATTTTTAAGAAATATGCGCCAGCAGAGAGGCTTTCCATTGGTAAAACCTTGTATAATTCTCTGTACCACTGTGTTACTGTTGGGGGTTTGTCTTTAATCCACTGGAACAAAATACATcattaacttttttgtttttgttctgtttggtgttttctttttgttgtagattgttttctttttaaagtgtatgtgttttgaaaattaataaaatatatttaagaaagagagagataatgagactcacacacagacatatagaAGGACAGAACAAAAGACTTACCTGATGATTTCTAATCATTTTAGGTTGTCTGTTAAACTCACCTGAAACATATCCCCGTTCACTGTGGCAGGCTCCTCCTCGAAACCGTCTAACATtgtcagaagaaaacaaagctgtatttttaatatatgatTCTTGCAGTGTTCCCAGTTACCTTCTCTCACCCTTTCTCCTCACCTGGGTTATGTTCACTAACTACTCACTATGTCGGAGTCAGTTAGAAATGCAGCAGCACCTGTTTGGCCACTGCTGTTATCCGGGCAGCTGTCTGTTACAGGACAGGTTTTCTAAAAGATTATAATCAGTAAACATGATTCTTGTTATCTCGGTTATTACTATAAATAAAATTCTTGATTGCCACAACCAGTGTCAGTAAAACGCAACACAGTATGTCATTTCTAGCGTTACAACGTCAGGATGATGTGTTGTTGAATTGCTGCCGTTTAGCCACTAACGTCTGTTGTCGGTGTGCTCCGCCGTAAGTTAGCTGTATGAGTTTAACGTTATCTGTTATGATCTAGTAAGATAATATAAAGTGGCCTGAGTTACTACACTAGCTCCCAGTGTGTCAACACTAGAGATGCTATTGTTATCATGGACAGTGCCGTTGTTTGCTAAGTAAGTTAGCTACAAGTACCGGTGGTCATGTTAGCTTGTTGGGTTGCTAGCTCTAGCTGACATTAGCTCAGTCACAAACTTGCCATAGTTggtctcctgctgctgctcaggaggCTGTTGGCCGTCCGCTCCCTCCAGCGCCCCAAACCCGTCTCCGTCGTTCTCTATCCCCGCTATCTCACTCTCCTGTTGGGCCAGGAAAGCTGCGGCTGGGTCCTCCTCAGCCGGGTGTGCTCCGTTGTCAGCCATCTTTCACAAAAGTGTTTACAAGTTTAACTGAAGCTTGTAGCTAACGCCACACAGACGGCTAACGTTAAATTAGGCCACCGGTTTTGCGACGTTAAAACAACTTAACTGCTTCACTCCAATAACCAGGCTATGCCGAGTGGACTAGTGTTAGCAACCGggcaaataattaactgaagTTAACCGGCTGTAGAAAATCTAAGCTTCGACTTCAGGCCCTCAGTGATGATTCATGATTTCTCCACTTGTTCAGTCAGTGTGATGATGGAGCAGGGCAGCACCCTGAAGGTACCATTTAACATTTGTTGCAGtttgctgccatctgctggccATTTCATAGCCTACACACTTCTCCTTCTGATGCATTTCTTCAAAAACATTAGTATCTTGAAGTGATGTTTTAAATGCAGCTGGTATTACTTCTATCTtagaataaatacatattttttcatattattcagacagggaagaaaaaaagaaccaaCATGTTTGGCTTCTCCAAACACTCATGTTGATGGGGCTTGCTGCTTGTCAATTTCTTatggttaaaaatgtattttttgccAATTAAACCTGGGAATAGTTTTAATGGGATACAAAAGATGGGGGGGAATAGCAGAACTAGTAGATCTATCTTTTAATAGTGGTGAGAGATGTATTTGGATTCTTCATCAAGTAAAAGTTGCAATACCACAATGTCAAAATACTCCACTACAAGTCtgacagaaaagaacaaaaatccAACATGTTTGGCTTCTTTAAATATCACACAAATGTCAATATATATCTTTCCTAACTCCTGTTATTTACTCGTGTGGATGGGATTCTCTCATTGGAGAAATAATGCTTGTCAATTTCTCATGGTTAAAAATTTTGTTAGTTAAACCTGAAGATAGTTTTGATGTGATAGAAAAGATGGGAGAAAACAGGTCTGTATATAGCTCTACCTTTCAATAGTGGTGAAAGGGGTAGTTTTCAGATCCTTCatcaagtaaaagtagcaaaCCACAAGGTCACAATAAAAGTTAAAGTCTTTTATACAAATGTGTACTCAAGAAAAAAGTACATGACTAAAATTGAACAAAATATTCTTTcttatgaaaagtaaaaaagttaTCTTGTAAAACAGCACCttgcagagaaagacagactgcACTCAACTaaataatagtttgtttttacaacttTATTATTAATGGCCTGTGATTAATGTATAAAGCCAGAATCTattatttaatgaataataataaaaccatttGTAAACTTTTAAACCCTTTGTAAAATGTGCCTTATTAGAAAAGTGACTGGACTGGAAagtttatttcataaaaatgcatatttttaagCTCATTATGCGGTCTGTATACAAATGATTATATTGCAAAGTAACTGTAAAGTAATTTATCTTTCAGATGAATGTAGTTgagtaaaaaatagaaaattctCTCTGACATGTAGCAGagtagtagagctgcaacaattagtcgattagttgtcaactattgaattaattgccaactgttttgataattgattaatcgtttggagtCATACTTTAAGAAAACAACGTGCAAATTCTCCaattacagcttctcaaatgtgaatattttctggtttctttagtcctctatgacagtaaactgaacttgTTGTGGGCTGTTAGTCAGGACAAAAttagacatttgaggacgtcatcttgggctttgggaaacagttattgacatttttcaccattttttgacattgtaTAAACCAAACAGCTAAGCCATTAATAGAGAatataattgtcagattaatcattaatgaaaataatcgtaagttgcagccctaaacagTAGAAATATACAGAAACATAACACTCAAATAAAGCAGGCTAAAGCatcccacctctctctctctccctctctgactgTCCTCTCTGTGGGTTGGTAGAAaccatttttcattgtttttagaCTGCAGAAGACTTTGGGAACCGTTTAGTGTTTAAGATTGTGTGTTTACTCCCTTTAATGAAGTTTGGTCTAAAACTGCTTTTATGATTTGGAGCAGGATACAAGAAAATCAATGCAACAAAGTGGCaacttttaaattttattgtAAGTGAAGCTAAACTGTCTATATACATTatgtactactactactactactactactactactactatatacATCACCAGAAAGAAAAGGATAGAAGAAAAACTGTGTTCAGAAATAGTTCCTGTGTTCATCTGTCTTGTAAAAGCCAgagttttaattgatttttgattttttgtagTCAGTGGTGTTACAATGATGTCATTTGTTCAGTGGTGGATGATGAAGtcatatttaattatattttttgtattgtaaACAGTCTGCTGCTCTGATTCTTTGAATGTTTCAGTGATCCTGTGAATCAGTGACATTTTATTGAAGTTTTTTCTAAAAGTCaaaaagtctctctctctctctctctctctctctctctctctctctctctctctctctctctcttaaatattcaaataagctttattggcatgacataTCAGAAACctacactcactggccactttattaggtatACTTGTGCAGTCTAatgcaaatcaatacaacagctctgccataaattttacttttacgaagcttatacatattcagtttttgttgacattatcaGAAATGGGATAAtttctactttatatttattactgaggtcgtagtgggtggtggtggtggtggtataCTGGAGTGCGTTATGTTGAAtggtgtttctaatattctgtccactccattaacttACATAaagggggcaaaatattagtcACACTTTtcttctgacaatgtcaacaaaaactgaaaatgtataagcttcataaaagtaaaatttatgTCAGAGCTTTTGTATTGGAtcgcattagattgcacaggtgttcctaataaagtggccaatGATAAATTGCCAAAGTAGCACAGAAAATTATTAACACTGACAGATGATTAGCAATAAATATGCAATATCAACAAtcatattaaatacaatataataaaaggcatttttaatTCGTGATCACGCAAACATTCACTATAGAGCTCGTTTCTCTGAGTGTGACAGTAGTTAACACATTAGTTAACACATTACACTGACTTTCCTAATTACTTTCTCAGCACACACCTGTGGCCACTTAatgaacataaaacaataacactGCTGTTGTAATACTATAAAACTTGGACGATGGAATCTGAGGATTTCCTTTACAAATGTGTTGGGTTCTTTTTTCTCTAACTGTGTAttgccaactttttttttttccatgacagATGGGTTTAACAGCTGAGATGCAGTAAAGCGCGGCCACTCCTGGTTTATAGCCGGCAGTATGAAATGAAGCAGCGGCCCATGTGACTTCTGACGTTTCAACAGAGTCCTGCTAAAAAGAATTTGAGGGAATGATCCTGCTGCTCACCAAGCGGATCCACGGTGGCTTCCTGACGTCCGCTTTAAGGAAGTCCGAAAAGTTAGCCTGCTTACTTACCgactgacttctttttttttttgtaatccgGTAGACTTGACTCGTGATGTCTGACGAGCACACGGATAGACAAGAGGTAGGctaattcatttattcaaaaaGCCTCTGAATGcattcctttgtgtgtgtgtatgtgtgtgtggtttaacTTGTTGTGAAGCCAACTTTTTCCCCCCACACTGCTGTTCTCAGTTTATGGTTTTGGCTTGCTCGGTCCGTAGCGGCGCAAACTTTACCGAGACTTTGTCAAGTTTTCGTGCCTCCAGCTTCCTTCCTCTCCTATTGTGAAGGTTTATTTCAAAGTCTGCACTGCAGCCTTCACAGTACAGCCTTTAATTACCGGTTGCAAATTATTGTCTTGGACACACTTGAATCAATTAAAAGTAAGCTGTATAAGCTCATAATTGCGTAGCCTGTTAGCCAAAAGAGAAATAAGCGTGTAATTCCATATATTTCGAGGATGGGAGACGACACACATCAAAAGTACAAGTTAGTTTCTATAGAAATATTACAGTGACACCACAGGAGAGTATAAATAGCAATACCATAAACAGGGGCAACGTCACTTGAATGAGTGCCACAGACATAGGCTCCACCGGGGTGATACAGAGGCTGGTATTAATTAACTCAAGTACATCCACATTCACGCTCTTGCACCTCTGTCTTATTATAATCCCCGTGCAATAACTGAATAATACATTTGCGGTGTGCCGTTATCACCAGTGAAATCTAACCCCCATTATTACCTGTTGCAGCCCACAGTATGAGTCTTTGCATTTATTGTCTCAAGCTGTCTGTCTCATAATTGATTTTTCTTGGCTCCTGAACGTCTCTTTGGGAGGTATAATATGAGAAAAGTGTCAGTTAACTAATCCAAGTTTTGATAATTAAGACAGTTGTTTATGTAATCCTAGGATATGTTGACAAAAATGCATTGACAatcagtctcacacacacacacacgggaatacaaatgaaaacaaattacatttcagtTACAGTGGAGGATTTTTCAGGTTTTATGGATGAGATTATTTGGGGTGCTTCATTTTAGACtatattttccatttctttttatattacCTAACCACACTCTTATTATAGTTTACATTTCTCCTATAAGTGAGCTCCTTCTGTTGCCTTAAGAGCTTGATGTCAAAATATAATTGCCGGTTTTGGTTGTACTGTGCTTTATGCCCTTCAGAAGGAACATAGAGTTTCCTAAGCCTTTGTGGGCGTTCTGCTGCCTCACAAGTacacttattttaaaaatctattgaCGTTAATGTAGCAGGCTTTTGCCAGAATATAGGGGTAGTTGACATTACCTCTCTCCGTCCTCCTctaccaccaccccccccccccctcctctctctgtgactCATGTGGGTGTTGGGCTGAAATAGTTTGGTGTAGTTTTACATTCCTTATATAGCCTCTGAGGAGTGAGGAGAGGCTAGGGCTTGCCTGTGTCACAGACAGtgtcgggggggggggaaatAGGGTTTGCCAACAGAGAGGGAATCTGCTTGTCCTAGCTTTCTGACTCCCTAGATTTCTCTCAGGTTTGGGCTACCGGCCGGCCCTTCAGGACAAGGTAGGTGTGCGTGGTGGCATCTCGGGTAACTAGCCGTGTTTCATGAGGAGCAATGATACCCTGGTAGTGttgttgaggaggaggaggaggaggagcgagAAGCTGGAGTAAGGGTGCAGGTACAGTCAGTGGTATGGCTGTAACTCTCTTAGCAAGTGACACAGCCCCTACATCTCAAGTTGCTTTTGGTTCTTAAAATTGCCTAGTTATGTAGTGCCATGCCATCCGATGTCAATAAAAAGGTGAAGGTGAAGTTGtttatttgatgctttttttttattgtacagatgatgtaaaatattctaaaatgtCAAAGCAGGTTTGTATGTAGTGGGGAAATCAGGCCAGTGTTTCATTATaatttacattaacaatggaaTTATGACATTATTACAATGAGTTGCCAATACTGATAACTGTTGAATGCCGCTGCTGCTCTTATCGTCTAGTAGACAGATGATGGCGATGTTTTCTGTGTTACTCATTTGCATGTTAGCGTATTTTGTTACACTCTGAATTGTGCCTCTTTATGAATGCTCACCTCAGCTTATGACGCAAGGGATAGCAACCTAATACTCTGTGTGTGGAATAATGCAGTAATGTCATATCCCAGCAGATGTATCTTCTAGTATGTTTTGTAAACATCCTAATTAAAATAGTCCAGTTGATGATTTCTACCAAAAGATGTGTTTAACTGATTATTGTAATATGGCCGttcttaaaaaagaaattagCTTAAGTTGACACGATATACTTTATaagtgtgcgtatgtgtgtgtctgtgtgtgtgtgtgtgtgtgtgtgttagggacAATTGTAGACAACCAGGAGTTAGGCTGCATGGTTGAAGCAGAAGAGGATGTGTAGCCTTGGAGACCTTTTCCTTTTCTAAG comes from Thunnus maccoyii chromosome 8, fThuMac1.1, whole genome shotgun sequence and encodes:
- the cltb gene encoding clathrin light chain B isoform X1, producing MADNGAHPAEEDPAAAFLAQQESEIAGIENDGDGFGALEGADGQQPPEQQQETNYDGFEEEPATVNGDMFQESNGPTDSYAAIAQVDIQRQEPESLRKWREEQKTRLEALDSASKAAEAEWREKAKKELEDWHVHQNEQMEKNKANNRLCPSLTRASEEAFLAESDGDSPGSAWERVARLCDFNPKTNKQAKDVSRMRSVLISLKQTPLVR
- the cltb gene encoding clathrin light chain B isoform X2; amino-acid sequence: MADNGAHPAEEDPAAAFLAQQESEIAGIENDGDGFGALEGADGQQPPEQQQETNYDGFEEEPATVNGDMFQESNGPTDSYAAIAQVDIQRQEPESLRKWREEQKTRLEALDSASKAAEAEWREKAKKELEDWHVHQNEQMEKNKANNRASEEAFLAESDGDSPGSAWERVARLCDFNPKTNKQAKDVSRMRSVLISLKQTPLVR